One window of Microbacterium sp. 1S1 genomic DNA carries:
- a CDS encoding NYN domain-containing protein, with the protein MAETTDARVAVYLDFDNIVISWYDRVHGRNSYGKDRQRITENPNDPEVAERLNRAMIEVGAIIDYAASFGTLVLTRAYADWSSPVNAEYRSQLVARAVDLVQLFPAAAYAKNGADIRLAVDAVEDMFRLPDLTHVVIVAGDSDYVPLAQRCKRLGRYVIGVGVAGSTAKSLAAACDEFESYDSLPGVARPATVSQPVVAAVVETPAEPSTAAAAEPGTTKPKTASKSRAKARAKVTAEEPKVEEKIDDQGEATRLLERALRLGHDKAGADEWLHSSAVKTHMRRMDPSFSEKALGYRSFSDFLKSRDDIAELEETGHERLVRLREP; encoded by the coding sequence GTGGCTGAGACGACCGACGCCCGCGTGGCGGTCTACCTCGACTTCGACAACATCGTCATCTCCTGGTACGACCGGGTCCACGGCCGCAACTCCTATGGCAAGGACCGCCAGCGCATCACGGAGAACCCGAACGATCCCGAGGTCGCCGAGCGGCTGAACCGCGCCATGATCGAGGTCGGCGCGATCATCGACTACGCCGCGTCCTTCGGCACCCTCGTGCTGACGAGGGCGTACGCGGACTGGTCGTCGCCGGTCAACGCCGAGTACCGGTCCCAGCTCGTGGCGCGCGCGGTGGACCTCGTGCAGCTCTTCCCCGCCGCGGCGTACGCCAAGAACGGCGCCGACATCCGGCTCGCCGTCGACGCGGTCGAGGACATGTTCCGTCTTCCCGATCTGACCCACGTCGTCATCGTGGCGGGGGACAGCGACTACGTCCCGCTCGCCCAGCGCTGCAAGCGCCTCGGTCGCTACGTGATCGGGGTGGGCGTGGCCGGGTCGACGGCGAAGTCCCTCGCGGCCGCCTGCGACGAGTTCGAGTCGTACGACTCGCTCCCCGGCGTGGCGCGTCCGGCCACGGTGTCACAGCCCGTGGTCGCTGCGGTGGTCGAAACCCCGGCGGAGCCATCTACCGCGGCGGCTGCCGAGCCGGGTACCACGAAGCCCAAGACCGCGTCGAAGTCGCGCGCGAAAGCCAGGGCCAAGGTCACCGCCGAGGAACCCAAGGTCGAGGAGAAGATCGACGACCAGGGCGAGGCCACGCGGCTCCTGGAGCGGGCGCTCCGTCTCGGCCACGACAAGGCGGGTGCCGACGAGTGGCTGCACAGTTCCGCGGTCAAGACGCACATGCGCCGGATGGACCCGTCGTTCAGCGAGAAGGCCCTCGGCTACCGGTCGTTCTCCGACTTCCTGAAGTCGCGCGACGACATCGCCGAGCTCGAGGAGACGGGGCACGAGCGCCTCGTCCGCCTGCGCGAGCCCTGA